TGTACAATGTTGTAAAAGATACACGGGATGTGCAGATAAAATCCGTTTTTGTAGTGTTGAACTTGatgatggcggggggggggtagtgaCTGGCAGACAAATCTGTTCTCAGATCAGATATGAAAACTGCTCCACTTCACTTCCCGGCTGACCCCCAGCCGCAGCGCAGCGCCGAACGGGTCTGAACCGACCGATTTCACTTGTTGTGAACGGAACTATGTGAGTCTCTGCAGCCCGCAGGAGTCGCTTCATTTCCTCACCGGCTCACCCCAGATTTCCGCTCCGCGCTCTCTGCCGGCAcggcttcttttcttcttaacGTTTTGCCAGCTCCACACTTGATGATATAAATGATGAAGTTTAAACCCAACCAGACCAGGACGTACGACGGAGACGGTTTTAAGAGAAGAGCCGCGTGTCTGTGCTTCAAAAACGAAAAAGAAGACGAGGTGAGTCCGCCCGTGGAGTGGTCCGGCTGCTGGCTGATCCTAGTTTGTTTCTTGTattatgttttgattttttgtttgtttgtttgtttgtttgtttaaaaaacgAACCCAAAGTTTCAACTCCCATTCGACACAGACAGTATATTGACACAGGTGTATTTCCCGTCATTTTCTGCTATATTTAGTGCAGCAGGAGCGCTTCGGCCACATGCTTTGACCTGCAGGGAACACGGTCCCAGGAAACACCTGTGTGATCCACCCCGCACAATTCACAGTTTGATGAGCTTCAGTCCCAGAGAAAGCCTCCATGTCCACCAGGACATGGCGATGCACGCAGAAATATAAGCAGATGGACTAGATTTAGCTTCTGAAGCTTTCCTTGTCCTTTCTGCAACCTCTGCACCTATCAGGCAATTTCGACTCCTTTAAAACTCCCTGAGCCTGCTTTAGTATTTCCATAAAGGTCAACTCCCCCACTATGAACCCAGACTACAAACAAACCCTAGCTGTAATTGTCAAACTTTACATTTATCTTCAGTTTTGGTAGTAACGTAGCTTTACGCTAGATGTTCTCACTCACTTGTGTCATGTTTCTTCTTACTGGTAATTCATTCATAGACCAAAGTTTAGCAATGGCAACAGGGAAGATCTGCACAGCTCACAAGAGATTTGTTACCAGTTTACCATGTTGGTTGAGATGAATATATAGAAGTTTTAACATTTTTCAGTCACTCTGAGAGGAATGCAAACTGGtgcaggctttttttttgggggggggggggtgctacaTCACATTGTGTCTGCCCAGTGATGGCAGACCATCTTGGTACGACatgtgagggtgggggtggcggcGGGGCTAAATGTTACACTGTGTACTAAACACCAGTTGCAATTTATAGAAAGTAGGTGCAGGCACTTGCTGTCCCCTGACGGATTGACTTTCCTGCTGCTCATGCTCCCACTGCTGGTGACGGAGCGCTGACATATGCAAAAAGCCACTTTGATTAGCGTCGATTGCACCGCGGGGTGATGAACTGGTCTCTCTCCAGACCTTGCATGTCATTCCCGCTGTAATTATGCCCGTCAAACTTTATGTGGTAAACTATCCGTCCCGTCTGCATACTTGCTTTACTGTCACTTCCTCGACATGTCAATCTGGAATCCAGAAGAATATTAGACACGTTGATTTCCAGTCTGACCATTGATGTTCAGGTCACCTGACTTCTTTTGTCCATTCAGTCATGTCTGTTTATCTGAGCCCCTCTATTGGTGTTTTAAATATTCTTGGTGGCCAGTTGATTAGTTATCGTGTGGTCACGGTAACCATTGGCGCTTTATTGAAATGGCTGTTTCCACATAGTGTTTGGGTGTTGAAGAGCTCTGTAAACCTGACGGAGGTCCGTGCAAAGCTCCTCCTCAGTCTGAGTTCTCATTGAGGTGTGttgaggctgccggggtcatTAACCTCCCCTGCTTAAGCCCATTTTGTTTTCACGCTCAAAGGCAACTGCTGATCCAGTGGTTTCTGAGTGCCTACGTGCCTCGCATGCCGCATGTGTGAAattgtgcatgcatgtgtgtgttttgggcctTTGTGTGAGACAGAGGCAGTTTGCGGGGCGGTAAGCCCACCGCGGGCAGCCCGGTGTCAACACTGCCAGAGTGAATGGAACCGAGCCTGTATTTTTAAGATTTTGTTTCGTGTGACGATGAGATGGCATTTGCTTGCCGGAACAAAACAGAACATGCCAACGTGTCTGATCTGCAGGTCTCCGTGAAAATAAGACCTGTCAGTCTGAGGTCCATCAGTCATACCTGGATGCTGGGAAACGGTGACAGCAGGAGCTGTAAAGCTGGCTCTCCCCCCTACTGCTGTAGGGCTGCTGTTGATCAGACTGTTAAGTCTTTAATCATCTCAGCAAGGCGGCGCTGCGCCACAACTCTTCTTCACCTGGTCATATGACTGACGCCTGAAGGCAGCAGTGTTAAACAACTTTTACCGTTTTAATACTTCTGCACTTGGTGATCTTCGGCCTCTCAGGGGCAAATTAgctgtttattgtgtttttgttctctgcttAGTGTATTTATTTACCTCTTGTTTTATTGTGGGTTTTGACAGTGTTTTCGATTGTCTTTTTGTCCTGGGTGTCCTGCTGGAGAGCCTGGAAATCCTTTTCCAATGCGGTCTCTATCTGCAAATGGCAAATAAACTGACCCTGATTCTCTTCACACTGACCTCATCTTGTTCTGATTATTCAGGTGAATGAACTGGGTTAACGCTGAGGTCATCAGAATGACTTTTAACTTAACGCTTGACTCCTGTAACGGAAGACTCTGCCCCCTTATATCAGTTCTGCCGGTGCTCGTGAACACCCCAAGAAGACCCATCTCCTCTTTTGATGAAGATTTAACTTTTTACTGACAGATTTTACTCTGCTGGGTGATATATCACATTTTGTATCTCTTTGCATTTTTAAGAGTTGCTTGACCTTGACATGTACGTGAGTTTTCCTTTCCTAATCTTGATATTGACCCAGTTTCTGCATGAGTTATGGCCCAGGGTCACACGGTGTGAAGTTTCACACAATATTTATTTCTGTGCATGTGAAGCCTGGAGAGATGTTGTTATTAACATACTCCAGATCAGATCTCAGGAGAAAAGAAGGCTTGGTGTCATGTGCGGATTCAGATGTGacacagaatcaagtgtgacaCGATAGGTCATAACCCACAATGTAAGACGGAGAACGCCATGTTGGCACACATCTGGCATATCCCATGTTCACAAGTGAATATGGGTCAGTTCCATTCCATTGGTCTTGGTTAAACACACTGCGTTGCTTTAGTTCTTGTAAGCTTCTGACTTTGTCctgcttttgtcacattttctcTCAGATTTCTCTCTTATGCGTCTAAATATCTGAATTGGTGTGATCAAACCATTTTTAAACATCTAAGATTAACTTGCCTGATGACATGTTCCAATTTTCTGGAGTTGGTCACAATATCTGTTATTTAGCAGCCTTAATTATATAACGGAGTGTGTCGTTTTCAGAAGGCCGGTTCACACTAGGCTTTCATTCACAGCCTCTCGCATAAGTAGCACCAATTTTAGCCACCAGCCACTTATAATGGTCAGTGACTCTGAACTCAGGCATGTCAGGAGCATGTTTCTTGCACCTCAAACTCAATATCAGAAAGCTGATGAGGGCCTTTTTCTTTGGAAGGTGATATTGGTGAGCAGCAGTCGACATCCAGACCAATGGATCGTGCCAGGAGGAGGAATGGAGCCCGAGGAAGAGCCgtgtggagctgctgtcagggAGGTGTATGAAGAGGTGAGCGCTTCCTCTGGAAGGCAAATATTAACAGAACAGTCAATGATACACACCATTTAACTCAGCTGAGGTTCAAAAGGCCACTGCAATGGGACCCATCTGAACAACCTTTACAGATGGTGGGATTTGAACTCAAATTTGGAgattaatgttgtttttaagaTCAGGCTCAAGCCCCTTTTTGCTggaataaacaaaatacaattgACGTATGAATATCCATGTAAATGTTGGCTTGTGCATTTAGCTGCTGTTACGAGCTTCCATCTAGGGATGGCGCTGATAAGCTCTGAAATATGGTGATGAAATAAAAGTCAACAACAGCTTGTCACATCCGATGTGTCTGAATATGGATGAGCGGCAAGATAAAGAGTACAATCAGATTTGTTCCAGCTACAGGCTGCGCGAGGAGCCATTAACATGAGTGCATACAGACACTGAAGATGCTGACAGACAGATAAGTTGGAATTCTAAGCAGCCAGTGTGCTGCAAAACATAACAGCGGGTTTTTAATAATAACCTACTGTTGGGTTTAAGAATAGAATAAGAAATGTCTCTATGCTGTGAAGTAGGAGAGTGATAGTTATTGTCAGATGTGCACAAAAACGGCATTATACACCTATCCATCTGATCGCCATCACTCAGTACTGAGGCTGAACATCCTCGAGGAGGCCCTTGTAGAACATGAAGGCAGGACCAGAGGGGCTCAAGACACTTTCTAGAGGGACTCCAGACCATTTATGGCCATACCTGTGCATGTGCCAGCTATGCACAAACAGAAATGGATCTCTGCTCGTGCCGTGCGCTAGTGTTAAGCTGCTGACTTCTCATCCTCCCAGACTATGTTTAGGTCCACCTGGTCGTTTGCCATGTCATGTCACAGACACGTGGACATCCGAGGGTTGTAAACTGTCTGAGAAAAACACTACGAACAATATTTTTacaatattttcctttttttccttgtgTCCAGTTTTTTCTATAAAggaaaaatgactgaaatacACAAATGTTCAATGATTCGTCATTCATCCGTTTGATTCATGTGCATGTTTGCAGGCTGGCGTGAAGGGAAATCTTGGCAGACTACTTGGCATTTTTGAGGTAAGTTTGGAGGAGAAGTAGCAGCATTTCACCTAAAATGTAGCTTATCATGTCGGCACATTTCAGTAATTCGTTTAATCTCGTGTAGCACAATcaagacaggaaacacaggacttACGTCTACACCCTAATCGTGACGGAGATACTGGAAGATTGGGAAGACTCTGTCAACATCGGTATGGCTGCGTTAAAATGTCGCTCTGTCACCACAACGCCATCTCATAACATCCTTAGCCACATCCTTAGTCTTTAGCCACTTCGAGAAAAAAAATGCCCTTTACACCTTGCATTCATAGCTCAGAAGCTGCTCATCCAAAAAactcagtgctgctgtgaatgTTTGTTAGAGGAAAACATAATTGAAACATTTCTGGTTGCTTTGAGGGTTTGATAGAAAGCTGAAGGGAGATGAGTGACGTTAGCCTGCCTGATAAAACACGGGCTCattcacacactcgcacacattTGCATAGTTTAAAGTGTTTCGACTGAAGCACCTCTGCCATGGATCGTAAACTCAAAGCTTAAATCATTTGTAACTGCTGTGGAAAAATGCACCAGTGGTATTTTACTCCCTTCTCCCACAGAAATAGAGTTGATCCCTGCTCACGAGGGGGAGGAATGTTTGCTGTGCCCAGTTGTTTTCCAGTTATCATCACCTCACTGCAGCTCCACCTTATGTCCTCTCTTACCCTGTATAACGACTgggaagcagcaggaagggCACTGCactactctttttttttttgcccccacccccatcctccCTGAAAGGCCAGCGGTGGTGCACTTTAAGGTTTTAAAGTAAAGTCACCGCCAGTgtgtgataaacacacacaactccaAAGTACACTGTTCGGAAGTAAATCAGCGGGGTTGAACTCTAAATACTTCCCAGCTGAAATTTTACCGGAAAGATCATTTGTGGGTAGTATTTGGGAAGTATTGGTGGGATGAGGACTTTGCACATATGAGCGAAGTGCCCCCACTGAGACaccgctgctgcagctttaaggTTATTTACTTATTCAGCagtgtctctctcacacacacagacagacagagctcGGGTGTATCGTAACACTGCTGAAACCCTGCACAGAAGAATGTCGCGAGCTGCAGTGCCATCTTGGTTATCTGTCAGATAAGGTTTCTCCCGGTAAAGTAGAAGGGTTGTGACATATAAGTTTTTCCAGGTCAACTTAAGGGAGAAATAAGGATACACATTAATACATGTATACTTCATAAAACAAATCTAAAACAGTGTAGAGGAGCTTGCTGCTATGGAAGGATGACATTTTACTGCAAAACCAGATAAATGGAACGATCCATCTCGGTGATGTTTCAACAATTGATTATGAACTTCAGTATTTGTTAATACTACTCTGTCGTTTCTAAGTCTTTCTAAAGAACGGAAAGTATTGGAGGACAGCTCGCCCCTCCGACACATGACCAACATAATCGATAGGATCTATGTATACAACTGTCTACTGGACCATTTCTGTGAGCCAActttcctgtgttttctctgcattttaacagggaggaagaggcagtGGTTCAAGGTGGACGAAGCCATTCAGGTCTTGCAGAGCCACAAGCCCGTCCACGCAGAGTACCTACGCAGACTCACAAACACCCGCGGTCCCGCCTGCACCTCTGTGTGCAGCACAACCAATGGCAACATGCAGAGCTCTCAAGTGATGGACAACAACACTCCCTGCTATGTGTTTTGCTCCTCACAGAGCTCAGATGTGGTCAACAGATAGGACCATCGCCAAATGCCAGAGGCCAAGATGGACATTTCTCAAAGACTCTGACTTAATCAATAACACTGCCTCTTAATGTGTACAGTATCTATTTTCAATTTGACTTAGAGCTGATTTTGGAGGTTTGGAGCTTGAAGGGTGTCATAATTTTTTccaaatatacagtatttaagACTTTCTATGTATATTTTTAACATCAGTAGCTgagaaaacatctttatttgcTGCTTATACAGTTAAATCGTTTCTTTTTATTCGTGCATGTTGGAATATTTGAGCGAAACCTTTTTTGCCAGATTTAGCTAGATGGGTATAACTACTGTGACCTCCCTGTAGCTCGGGTCCTGTGAGGTATTTAACCTAAAGAGAGCTAAGGGCAAAGTCTGCGCTGATGCAAGTATGAGCATTGCTTCACCTCGAATGCCTTAAAAGTACACATAGTATCATCCCTAATCAAACTGATAAAGATTGGGTGCTCAAACGCTAACTGTCGATGACCTACAGATTGGAGGAGTTCCTCCTGTTGTAAATTTGTGTTTCTCCGTTTCAGGTTTTTGTGCTAAACAAACATTTTGATACCACTGTTTTTTGCAGAAAGGATTAGACTGCATTTAAATAACCTTGAATTGTGCCAAAGACATACTATTGAACACAAAGAACAAATTAGAATCCTGTTAATTGGAAAACAGGAGGACTTGGTTTTaagaaattccttttttttctcctgatgaTTCTAAATGAAAGTATTGTGACATTGTGTAGACAGAGCACTGCATTTAATGTATTGATGAAAAGTGTTAGCCTGCCTTAGACGTTATAAAATCCAGGCCTTTGCATCATGGGCCCCAGCTTTAAGCATGGAAATAGAACAATAGGATTGTAAAGTTTAGTTGTTCCTATTGCGATTGCATTTTATTTAGTAGGTGTTGACTGAAGGtatttatgtttcttttttttccttttttttacagaaCAGAGGAACAAAAGGTTTCTGTGATTATACATGCcagtttttttgtcttttggggGGTGGATTTATCACATCCAGATCACTATAGTGCACCACAAAAGCATGAGCACGTGCctaaactttctttcttttgtgtttgactGGAATTTCGGTGTTGAATATTTAATCTGCTGATGAATAAAGTTTGTGTACATTTCCACTGATTTAAAGGTGTATGAGGAAGCCCTTATTCTGCGTGTGGTCACGCTGCGCGTCCATCTGTACATGACCCGcccatttgctgctgctgctgcctgagctAGGTCAGGTGTTCCCCGTGTTGCTTCGGAaactttgtcattttaaaaacgGGCCTGAGTTTGTTGTTGGGACAGGGACAGACGAAGTCATGCTCAGGCGGATACTTCAAATGGTAAGGTTCCGGTGCGGAAAATCAAGCAGCGTGGGTTTTATATGGCGATTATTAGTCGTTAGCATTTGGACATAAAGGCCTGTCCTTGCCTGAGCATTCATGATGGTGCGCACCATTTATAACACATTGCGGTGCGGGTGGGTGGGATTCTTGCTGCTAACCACGGGGAGTTCCCGTGTTGGAAAAAATTTCTCTACTCCGTCACAGCGCAGTGTCTAAATCAAGCGCCCCTTAAGAAAGCTCGAGTCAGCTAAGCAGCAAATGCTAACTCTGTTGGGTTAATTGATATTTCGGATGGCATGGATGCAGCAAACCATGACTCCCTACAATGGATTAGAAAACTCTAATTATTTCTTGAGACCACTTTGTCCCACCCTCGTGGAGCACATTTAGCTCATAATCTGATTGTATACTACGGCTGACTTATATTTCCCTAGTTGGTTAGCTGGCTACATCATAGCATTAGGTTGATTCATCGTTTACACATCACATTGCCGTTGACCGTAATGACACACTGACCTTTTAACCCCATTTCAAGCGGGTTATAAAAACATTGTATTCTCATTAAATATCGTTTTTTCTCATTCTTCTAAAAAAGCTTATGTGGGAGTGACATGTTAGCATTTAAGCTAACTAGCCTCAGCATAGAACTACATTTACCTACCACCCACCAACGACGTCACTGTGAACACAAGTTAGAACCTCGTATTCAGTAAAATCAGTTTCTTAACATTCCATTC
The nucleotide sequence above comes from Takifugu rubripes chromosome 9, fTakRub1.2, whole genome shotgun sequence. Encoded proteins:
- the nudt4a gene encoding nudix (nucleoside diphosphate linked moiety X)-type motif 4a isoform X1, with protein sequence MMKFKPNQTRTYDGDGFKRRAACLCFKNEKEDEVILVSSSRHPDQWIVPGGGMEPEEEPCGAAVREVYEEAGVKGNLGRLLGIFEHNQDRKHRTYVYTLIVTEILEDWEDSVNIGRKRQWFKVDEAIQVLQSHKPVHAEYLRRLTNTRGPACTSVCSTTNGNMQSSQVMDNNTPCYVFCSSQSSDVVNR
- the nudt4a gene encoding nudix (nucleoside diphosphate linked moiety X)-type motif 4a isoform X2; the protein is MEPEEEPCGAAVREVYEEAGVKGNLGRLLGIFEHNQDRKHRTYVYTLIVTEILEDWEDSVNIGRKRQWFKVDEAIQVLQSHKPVHAEYLRRLTNTRGPACTSVCSTTNGNMQSSQVMDNNTPCYVFCSSQSSDVVNR